The following are encoded together in the candidate division WOR-3 bacterium genome:
- a CDS encoding sodium/proline symporter produces the protein MNNTVIMAEFVIYLVLMLGIGLYFARKKMSQADFHLGGKKIPGWALALSERATGESAWCLLGLTGFAFASGVSSIWIALGCVSGIVVSWLWLARGFRRERDKYETLTLPDYFAAKYRDQSKFIRWFSSVIIIFFFILYVAAQFSGGGKTLNITFGIPVTTGIIISAVVVVLYAMAGGFFSVVWTDVLQAILMFITLVVTPIVALIVISRSGLSMGSALAAAGTGINSWTGGAVGFAVGTLIVNNFSWFFGYLGGQPQLDARWMAMRGDKEVMLGARIAIVWTILAYTGAILLGLSAITLYGQGAVSDPEQILPFMLMKLMPAWLAGILLAGAVAAMMSTADSQLLIATSSISEDVIHKALNKKVDDRRLVLISRITILIVGIVALVLAFTSKSLIYTIVHFAWAGIGCSFSPAVILSFFWKRFNGAGVIGSLVAGFIVTVLWMITGWDKIIATTFITFIVAFICAVIVTLLSAKKEKV, from the coding sequence ATGAACAACACTGTCATTATGGCCGAGTTTGTCATATATCTGGTGCTGATGTTGGGCATTGGTTTGTATTTCGCCCGGAAGAAGATGAGTCAGGCTGATTTTCATCTCGGCGGAAAGAAGATTCCCGGTTGGGCGCTTGCCCTTTCAGAACGGGCGACCGGTGAATCTGCGTGGTGTTTATTGGGGCTGACCGGTTTCGCATTCGCGTCCGGAGTTTCTTCAATCTGGATCGCCCTGGGTTGTGTTTCCGGAATCGTCGTATCCTGGCTCTGGCTCGCCCGTGGATTCAGAAGGGAAAGGGATAAATATGAAACCCTTACCCTGCCGGATTACTTCGCCGCAAAATACCGGGATCAGAGTAAGTTCATCCGCTGGTTTTCTTCTGTGATAATAATTTTCTTTTTTATTCTGTACGTTGCGGCACAGTTCAGTGGCGGCGGTAAAACCTTGAATATAACATTCGGTATTCCTGTAACTACAGGTATTATCATATCTGCAGTCGTCGTTGTTCTTTATGCAATGGCCGGCGGGTTTTTCTCAGTGGTGTGGACAGACGTCCTGCAGGCGATTCTGATGTTCATTACATTGGTTGTCACTCCGATCGTCGCTTTGATTGTTATCAGCCGCAGCGGTCTTTCAATGGGCAGCGCCCTTGCTGCCGCCGGCACCGGTATAAATTCGTGGACCGGCGGTGCGGTCGGCTTTGCCGTAGGAACATTGATCGTCAATAATTTTTCCTGGTTCTTCGGATATCTGGGAGGACAGCCTCAACTTGATGCCCGCTGGATGGCGATGCGCGGTGATAAAGAGGTTATGCTCGGGGCGCGGATCGCCATTGTGTGGACGATTCTTGCATATACAGGCGCCATTCTGCTGGGATTGTCCGCGATAACACTTTACGGCCAGGGTGCGGTTTCTGATCCGGAACAGATTCTTCCCTTTATGTTGATGAAACTGATGCCCGCCTGGCTCGCCGGTATTCTGCTCGCCGGTGCGGTCGCCGCGATGATGTCGACGGCTGATTCCCAGCTTTTGATCGCCACGTCTTCCATAAGTGAGGATGTCATCCATAAGGCGCTAAACAAAAAAGTGGATGACCGAAGATTGGTTTTGATATCACGTATCACCATTTTGATTGTGGGTATCGTAGCGCTCGTTCTGGCATTTACTTCGAAAAGTTTAATCTACACGATAGTACATTTCGCCTGGGCGGGTATCGGATGTTCTTTTTCTCCGGCGGTGATACTTTCCTTTTTCTGGAAACGTTTCAACGGCGCCGGAGTGATTGGCTCCTTGGTAGCCGGTTTTATCGTAACGGTATTGTGGATGATCACCGGATGGGATAAGATTATCGCTACGACATTCATCACTTTCATCGTCGCCTTCATCTGTGCGGTTATTGTTACACTGTTGTCGGCAAAGAAAGAAAAGGTTTAG